A window of [Clostridium] innocuum genomic DNA:
TAGAAAATTCAGCTTCTGTACTGAACGTCAGCAATCCGATATAACCGCCTGCCCAGTCATCCATGTTTCCACTCATGATATTTTCAGTGCCGCCTTCGCTTATCACCTTGTGTGTAAAGTCACCATTTGCCTTTATATCCAGATCCAGATGAACCGTTTTGGATGAGTCATAGCCGTTCAATACCTGCATAGGTTGATAGTTATGATCTCCAGGTACCCGGAACATGCGCATTTTATTTTCGCCTTCATGGTGAATGACATTTGCCGCTCTCCATGCATTGCCCGGCTGACTGCGATCACCAACCCCGACCAGCAGCGCTGCACAGGCAGCGTCCCCGCTCTTGATATTCAAATCAGCGCTATAGTGAAAATCATCCGCAATCTCTTTCATATCCTCACTCATTGCAAAATTATCACTACCCGTATTCCCCATGGCTATTTTGCCATCTGCTGCATGCACATTGCTTCCTGTAAAATTACTAAGTGCTACCGGTGCCGCTTCCTTTACCTCAGGAATCTGTTCATTCGTCTGTGGCATCTTTGTTTCCTGTTTTTCCGGTATCGTTTCAGCCAGTACGTTAAAAGGAATTAAATTCGATACTGCCATGGAACATGACATAAAAGCAGCCAGCATCCTTGTCGTTTTTCTCGTCATACAATCTCTCCTTTTCCTTTTTTCAAACACCGTTTTGATGTTCTATTTAAAGTATATCGAAAGTAAAAATGTCTACACAGTGAATTTTGTAATCACTTACATTGACATTCGTTAAACTGTTTATAGTTAAGCTAAACGTTGAAAATGACTGCATTCAGTACGTAGGCTGCAGCTTTGCACCACTCTGCAAATACCATATTGCCAGCTGCGTACGATCTCTCAGCTGCAGTTTTTCCAATATGATGCTCAAATAATTGCGTATAGTGCCCTCTGTAAATATCATTTTTTCAGCAATTTCACGATTCGACATTCCATACGCAATCGCCCCGATGATATCCCATTCTCTGCCGCTCAGCTTCTCAACACATAAATCCACACGTCTATGCTCCTGATTCTCCTGCTTTACTGTTTTCCCGCAATGAATCATACGAAGCATCTTTGCACCGACATCCGGATTCAGAACACTGCCGCCTTCTACTCTACCGTTGTTTCAATCGAATATTTCAATTCTCTAAGCGATATCCCTTTGAGAATATATCCGCTGGCTCCATAGGCAAGTGCCTTTAATACATACTCATCATCATTGAAGGTTGTTAACATCAACACATGAACATCCGGATACCTCTGCTTTAGAACCCGCGTGCTTTCCACGCCATCCATAACAGGCATACGGATATCCATCAAAATAATATCCGGCTTCTCATTCTCCAACTGCTGCAATACCTCTTCCCCATTGGCAACGATACTAATCACCCGAAGCCCCTCGATAGAATTTAAAATAATTTTCAAACTCTCGCGAATTAACTGCTGATCTTCAGCTATCATGATTTTTATCATATTTTTCCCTCTGCAATGTCTCTAATAGTATACATTCTTGTATAGTTAGTTTCTACGAAAAAAATGATGTGTTATTGGCTGATCAGCACAAAAAAACAGCAAAAATCTGCTGTTTGCGTCGTATTTCATAAAGTATAATTAAATGAATACTTCCCCTGTGACAAGAGGATCACACCCAGCTGCTTTCTGCTGCCT
This region includes:
- a CDS encoding response regulator transcription factor, which encodes MIKIMIAEDQQLIRESLKIILNSIEGLRVISIVANGEEVLQQLENEKPDIILMDIRMPVMDGVESTRVLKQRYPDVHVLMLTTFNDDEYVLKALAYGASGYILKGISLRELKYSIETTVE
- a CDS encoding response regulator transcription factor; this encodes MLRMIHCGKTVKQENQEHRRVDLCVEKLSGREWDIIGAIAYGMSNREIAEKMIFTEGTIRNYLSIILEKLQLRDRTQLAIWYLQSGAKLQPTY